From a region of the Hymenobacter jejuensis genome:
- the uxaC gene encoding glucuronate isomerase: MKKPFLNEDFLLQTETARQLYHEFAKQMPIIDYHCHLPPDQIAEDKQFENLTQIWLYGDHYKWRAMRTNGIDEHFITGDASDWEKFEKWAETVPYTVRNPLYHWTHLELQRYFDVYEILDSTSARRIYDECSAKLRTPEYSVRNLMLKMNVQTVCTTDDPADSLEHHRLIADSGFPIKVLPTFRPDKAMAVEDPATYNQYLDKLSVAASVEIRSYGNLLTALQRRHDYFAKLGGRLSDHGLEQIYAVDYTDAEISDIFDKVRSGQAPTPDETLKFKSAILVALAEMDWEKGWTQQFHLGALRNNNSRALRNLGPDTGWDSIGDFSQGRALSTFLDRLDTQDKLTKTILYNLNPADNELIATMVGNFNDGTVAGKVQFGSGWWFLDQKDGMEKQMNALSNMGLLSRFVGMLTDSRSFLSFPRHEYFRRILCNLIGNDVENGELPDDMKWLGQVVQNISYGNAKGYFGFENEASHNVRRNNDAVVAPAELPVSSDQQS, translated from the coding sequence ATGAAAAAGCCCTTTTTGAACGAGGATTTCCTGCTGCAGACCGAAACGGCCCGCCAGCTCTACCACGAGTTCGCGAAGCAGATGCCCATCATCGATTACCATTGTCATCTGCCTCCCGATCAGATTGCCGAGGACAAGCAGTTCGAGAACTTAACTCAAATCTGGCTCTACGGCGACCACTACAAGTGGCGCGCCATGCGGACCAACGGCATCGACGAGCACTTCATCACCGGCGACGCATCTGACTGGGAGAAGTTTGAGAAGTGGGCCGAAACGGTGCCGTACACGGTGCGTAACCCGCTCTACCACTGGACGCATCTGGAGTTGCAGCGCTACTTCGACGTGTACGAAATCCTCGACAGCACGAGCGCCCGCCGCATCTACGACGAGTGCAGCGCCAAGCTGCGCACGCCGGAATATTCGGTACGCAACCTGATGCTGAAGATGAATGTGCAGACCGTCTGCACGACCGACGACCCGGCCGATTCGCTGGAGCATCACCGCCTGATCGCGGACAGCGGTTTCCCGATCAAAGTGCTGCCCACGTTCCGCCCCGACAAGGCCATGGCCGTGGAAGACCCGGCTACTTACAACCAATACCTTGATAAGCTGAGCGTTGCGGCCAGCGTGGAAATCCGCAGCTACGGCAACCTGCTGACGGCTTTGCAGCGACGCCACGATTACTTTGCCAAGCTCGGCGGCCGCCTCTCGGACCACGGTTTGGAGCAGATATATGCCGTTGATTATACCGACGCCGAAATCAGCGACATCTTCGACAAGGTCCGCAGTGGCCAAGCCCCGACTCCCGACGAAACCCTAAAGTTTAAGTCTGCGATTCTGGTGGCGCTGGCCGAAATGGACTGGGAGAAGGGCTGGACGCAACAGTTTCACTTGGGCGCCCTCCGCAACAATAATTCGCGGGCATTGCGCAACCTTGGCCCCGATACCGGCTGGGATTCCATCGGTGATTTCTCGCAGGGGCGCGCGCTTTCGACTTTTCTCGACCGTCTCGACACGCAAGATAAGCTTACCAAAACCATCCTTTACAACCTAAATCCCGCCGATAACGAGCTGATTGCCACAATGGTAGGCAACTTCAACGACGGCACCGTAGCGGGCAAGGTTCAGTTCGGTTCAGGTTGGTGGTTCCTCGATCAGAAGGACGGCATGGAGAAGCAGATGAATGCCCTCTCGAACATGGGCTTGCTGAGCCGATTTGTGGGGATGCTGACCGATTCGCGCAGTTTCCTATCTTTCCCTCGCCACGAATATTTCCGCCGCATTTTGTGCAACCTGATCGGCAACGACGTCGAGAACGGCGAGCTGCCCGACGACATGAAATGGCTGGGCCAAGTGGTTCAGAATATCTCTTACGGTAATGCCAAAGGCTACTTTGGCTTCGAGAATGAAGCAAGTCATAACGTTCGGCGAAATAATGATGCGGTTGTCGCCCCCGCTGAATTACCGGTTAGTTCAGACCAACAATCTTGA
- a CDS encoding UxaA family hydrolase: protein MKHLVAKIHPADNVLVALTDLPIGTPVTWDGTTVTTTEKIPAKHKLALQALEPGDSVTMYGVLVGKARHAIKLGGLLTTANIQHATNTYDEHQERRAAWTPPTVDKWQERTFMGYHRSDGRVGTANYWLVIPLVFCENRNIQVLEEALVNDLGYARRKSYQPQTQELISLMQAGKSVEEILQSDFGGTDTRYNKPKLFPNVDGIQFLSHEGGCGGIRQDAQTLCGLLAGYITHPNVAGATVLSLGCQNAQVSMLQAEIQKRSPNFDKPLFILEQQKMGTEETLVSTALRQTFVGLMQANANQRQPAPLSKLTIGLECGGSDGFSGISANPAVGHVSDMLVALGGSVILAEFPELCGVEQELVDRSVDQATAERFSSLMKAYGDTAIAVGSGFDMNPSPGNIRDGLITDAMKSAGAARKGGSSPVVAVLDYPELVTKPGLNLLCTPGNDVESTTAEVGSGANVVLFTTGLGTPTGNPIAPVVKISSNTALAQRMPDIIDINTGTVIDGEETIEQAAERILDYVVRVASGEEVSAVRHGQADFIPWKRGVSL from the coding sequence ATGAAACATTTAGTAGCCAAAATCCATCCTGCCGACAACGTGCTGGTGGCCCTGACGGACTTGCCCATCGGGACCCCCGTAACGTGGGACGGTACGACTGTGACGACCACGGAGAAGATTCCGGCGAAGCACAAACTGGCGCTGCAAGCCCTCGAACCCGGCGACTCCGTGACCATGTACGGCGTGCTGGTAGGCAAAGCGCGGCACGCCATCAAGCTGGGCGGCCTGCTGACCACGGCCAATATTCAGCACGCTACCAACACATACGACGAGCACCAGGAGCGCCGCGCCGCTTGGACCCCACCTACGGTGGACAAGTGGCAGGAGCGCACTTTCATGGGCTACCACCGCTCCGACGGGCGCGTGGGCACGGCCAATTACTGGCTCGTGATTCCGCTGGTGTTCTGCGAAAACCGCAACATTCAGGTGCTGGAAGAAGCGCTGGTTAATGACCTCGGCTATGCTCGCCGCAAAAGCTATCAGCCTCAGACACAAGAGCTTATATCGCTGATGCAAGCCGGTAAGTCGGTAGAGGAAATTCTGCAAAGCGACTTTGGTGGCACCGATACCCGCTATAACAAGCCGAAGCTTTTCCCGAACGTCGACGGCATTCAGTTCCTATCGCACGAAGGCGGCTGCGGCGGCATTCGGCAGGATGCCCAGACGCTTTGCGGCTTGTTGGCGGGTTACATCACGCACCCCAATGTAGCCGGTGCAACCGTGCTCAGCCTGGGTTGCCAGAACGCCCAGGTAAGCATGCTGCAAGCAGAAATTCAGAAGCGCAGCCCCAACTTCGACAAGCCGCTGTTCATTTTGGAGCAGCAGAAAATGGGCACCGAAGAAACGCTTGTGAGCACCGCGCTTCGCCAGACGTTTGTGGGCTTGATGCAGGCCAATGCCAACCAGCGCCAGCCCGCGCCGCTCAGCAAACTGACGATTGGCTTGGAGTGCGGTGGGTCCGATGGTTTCTCGGGCATTTCGGCCAACCCCGCTGTAGGGCACGTTTCCGACATGCTCGTGGCACTGGGCGGTTCGGTTATTCTGGCTGAATTTCCGGAGCTGTGTGGCGTAGAGCAGGAACTCGTCGACCGCAGCGTGGACCAAGCAACAGCCGAGCGTTTCAGCAGCCTCATGAAAGCGTACGGCGACACCGCCATTGCCGTTGGCTCGGGCTTCGACATGAACCCTTCGCCCGGCAACATCCGCGACGGCCTGATCACCGACGCCATGAAATCGGCGGGGGCAGCCCGCAAGGGTGGCAGCTCGCCCGTAGTGGCGGTGCTGGATTACCCCGAGCTGGTGACCAAACCCGGCTTAAATCTGCTCTGCACGCCCGGCAACGACGTGGAGTCGACAACGGCCGAAGTAGGGTCGGGGGCGAATGTGGTGCTATTTACGACGGGCTTGGGCACGCCAACTGGCAACCCCATTGCGCCCGTGGTGAAAATTTCGAGCAACACGGCGCTCGCCCAGCGCATGCCCGACATCATCGACATCAACACCGGCACGGTCATCGACGGCGAAGAAACCATCGAGCAAGCCGCCGAACGCATTCTCGATTACGTGGTGCGCGTTGCCAGTGGCGAGGAGGTAAGCGCCGTGCGACACGGTCAAGCAGACTTTATTCCCTGGAAGCGGGGTGTATCACTTTGA
- a CDS encoding tagaturonate reductase, whose protein sequence is MHSRVEDGHMVEENVVCSAISRVLSAKSQWEEILRCAANPELQVVISNTTEVGIQLVPDDIRQSPPQSFPGKLLAFLYARFKAFDGDKSKGLVIVPTELIPENGSKLEAILLELAHRNGLESEFLDWLETANTCCNSLVDRIVPGRPDSATQLAMAEQLGYEDELLTISEAFLLWAIEGDDRVREVLSFHEVDKGISIKPDINLFRELKLRLLNGTHTLSCGLAVLSGFETVRQGMEDDCVGTFISNLMLSDLLPGIPYPVDEKVAQRFGLQVMDRFRNPYMEHRWLAITMQYTTKMQMRNVPTLLHYYKRFNTVPHYVALGFAAYLLFMKGTQQREQTWYGELNGETYPIQDEKAGYFADLWSRLGAEEVVNTTLQNQALWGHDLSQLPGFAKRVSDNLLEMQQKGVHATVAAHLNKKVLVK, encoded by the coding sequence GTGCATTCGCGGGTAGAAGACGGCCACATGGTGGAAGAAAACGTGGTGTGCTCGGCCATCAGCCGCGTGCTGTCGGCCAAAAGCCAATGGGAAGAGATCCTGCGTTGCGCCGCTAACCCCGAGTTGCAGGTGGTGATTTCCAACACCACTGAAGTCGGCATTCAACTCGTACCCGACGACATTCGGCAATCGCCCCCGCAATCGTTCCCTGGCAAGCTGCTGGCGTTTCTGTACGCGCGTTTCAAGGCGTTTGACGGCGATAAGTCGAAAGGTCTGGTGATCGTGCCCACCGAGCTCATTCCCGAAAACGGCAGCAAGCTGGAAGCGATTCTGCTGGAGCTGGCCCACCGCAACGGGCTGGAAAGCGAGTTTCTGGACTGGCTGGAAACGGCCAATACATGCTGCAATTCCCTCGTCGACCGTATCGTGCCGGGCCGGCCCGACTCGGCTACCCAATTGGCTATGGCTGAGCAACTTGGCTACGAAGACGAGTTGCTGACCATTTCGGAAGCCTTCTTGCTGTGGGCCATCGAGGGCGACGACCGGGTGCGGGAGGTGCTTTCGTTTCACGAAGTGGACAAGGGCATTTCCATCAAGCCCGACATCAACTTGTTCCGCGAATTAAAACTGCGCCTCCTCAACGGCACGCACACGCTAAGCTGCGGCCTGGCTGTGCTGAGCGGCTTCGAAACCGTGCGTCAAGGCATGGAAGACGATTGTGTCGGCACGTTCATCAGCAACCTGATGTTATCGGATTTACTGCCCGGTATTCCGTATCCGGTTGACGAAAAAGTGGCCCAGCGCTTTGGTTTGCAGGTAATGGACCGCTTCCGCAACCCGTACATGGAGCACCGTTGGCTGGCAATCACGATGCAGTACACGACCAAAATGCAGATGCGCAACGTGCCTACTTTGCTGCACTACTACAAGCGTTTCAACACGGTACCGCATTATGTGGCGCTGGGCTTTGCGGCGTATTTGTTGTTCATGAAAGGCACGCAGCAGCGCGAGCAGACGTGGTACGGCGAATTAAATGGCGAAACCTACCCAATACAGGACGAAAAGGCCGGTTATTTTGCCGATCTATGGTCACGCTTGGGAGCGGAAGAAGTGGTAAACACGACGCTGCAAAACCAAGCACTTTGGGGACATGACTTAAGCCAATTGCCGGGATTTGCGAAGCGCGTAAGCGACAATCTGCTCGAAATGCAGCAGAAAGGCGTGCACGCTACCGTGGCAGCCCATCTCAACAAAAAGGTTCTTGTAAAATAA
- the pelA gene encoding pectate lyase: MADADIYHAKSGPGTPKWGRRVYYYNCHRKGGDYAWHKDNLATAANAPTVKQINADWAFGGRWYLDGRPATVALAPSNPAKTYSTLPLSVTTDSIAEKMLVYQRSVGGWPKAVNEIKVNYEHPMSAALKEATLRDANRIDATIDNDATTREIRYLVAAFKKTNNALYLAAAEKGIRYLLKMQHANGGFPQYYPDSSLYRAQITYNDEAMIRALRILKAVAERKEGFEVVDQSLVAPARLAVERGIDCILKTQYVQNGKLTAWCAQHDRRTLQPVKARAFELASLSGDETVGIVQFLMDVENPSSAVKKSIESAVAWLNEVKMTGFALKEIKDLSQPTGRDRIIVPETGAALWARFYDLKTNKPIYVGRNSEVKYSLAEIENERRAGYVYAGTWPAKLLNRDFPKWKQKWENGESKL, encoded by the coding sequence ATGGCCGACGCGGATATTTATCACGCCAAATCGGGTCCGGGCACGCCGAAATGGGGCCGGCGCGTGTATTACTACAATTGCCACCGCAAGGGTGGTGATTATGCTTGGCACAAAGACAACTTAGCAACGGCTGCCAACGCGCCCACTGTCAAGCAAATCAACGCCGACTGGGCGTTTGGAGGCCGTTGGTACCTCGATGGTCGTCCGGCCACGGTGGCTTTGGCGCCTTCCAACCCCGCCAAAACCTATTCTACACTGCCACTGTCGGTTACGACGGATAGCATTGCGGAGAAAATGCTGGTTTATCAGCGGAGCGTAGGGGGCTGGCCGAAAGCCGTAAACGAAATCAAGGTCAATTACGAGCACCCAATGAGTGCCGCCTTGAAAGAAGCCACGTTGCGCGATGCCAACCGGATCGACGCCACCATTGACAACGACGCAACGACCCGCGAAATCCGCTACTTGGTTGCCGCATTCAAGAAAACGAACAATGCGCTTTACCTCGCCGCCGCCGAAAAAGGCATTCGCTACCTGCTGAAAATGCAGCACGCCAACGGCGGCTTCCCCCAGTATTACCCAGACTCAAGCCTCTACCGCGCCCAGATCACCTACAACGACGAGGCCATGATTCGGGCCCTGCGCATCCTGAAGGCAGTTGCCGAACGCAAGGAAGGTTTCGAGGTGGTCGATCAGAGCCTGGTAGCCCCGGCCCGCTTGGCCGTGGAGCGGGGTATCGATTGCATTTTGAAGACGCAATACGTGCAGAACGGCAAACTCACGGCCTGGTGCGCCCAGCACGACCGCCGTACGTTGCAGCCCGTGAAAGCACGCGCGTTCGAACTGGCCTCGCTGAGCGGCGATGAAACCGTAGGCATTGTGCAGTTTCTGATGGATGTCGAAAACCCTTCGTCCGCCGTCAAAAAGTCGATTGAGAGCGCGGTGGCTTGGCTGAACGAAGTCAAGATGACGGGTTTTGCGCTGAAAGAAATAAAGGACCTGAGTCAGCCCACGGGCCGCGACCGCATCATTGTGCCGGAGACCGGCGCGGCGTTGTGGGCGCGTTTCTACGACCTGAAAACCAACAAACCCATTTACGTCGGCCGCAACTCAGAAGTGAAATACAGCCTGGCCGAGATCGAAAACGAGCGGCGTGCGGGCTACGTCTACGCGGGCACGTGGCCGGCTAAGCTGCTGAACCGCGACTTTCCGAAGTGGAAGCAAAAATGGGAAAACGGAGAAAGCAAATTATAA
- a CDS encoding cupin domain-containing protein, protein MKTLVPNLFVEDRELTWETVGEGVRRKILTYDADMMLVRVAFEQGG, encoded by the coding sequence ATGAAAACGCTGGTTCCGAACCTGTTTGTAGAAGACCGAGAGCTTACGTGGGAAACCGTAGGCGAGGGCGTGCGCCGCAAAATTCTGACCTACGACGCCGACATGATGCTGGTGCGCGTGGCCTTCGAGCAGGGCGGGTAG
- a CDS encoding pectinesterase family protein has product MKWFGKIVVLLLLTLVGHTGFATGVRLVVAPDGSGNFRTIQEAINSLPNTATEQRVIAIKKGTYKEKLFIDGKSHITLQGASEKGVIITFAQARDAWRCDPVAGADDWGVGTLNMRNSPDIMLENLTVVNSYGFDAPGDVTIDCATDPSHKRTISKTGHQMALRTLPGTTRLIVRHCTFRAWGAIPSAPGTWTQASIISRTAPWKAASIFTARAGGLTLKIAASFATARRPPSGTMAPITKTPKPF; this is encoded by the coding sequence ATGAAATGGTTTGGTAAAATAGTTGTCCTGCTGTTGCTGACCTTGGTGGGCCATACCGGTTTCGCAACCGGCGTGCGCCTCGTGGTGGCTCCCGACGGCTCCGGCAACTTCCGAACCATTCAGGAAGCCATCAACAGCTTGCCCAATACGGCTACTGAGCAGCGGGTAATTGCCATCAAGAAAGGTACTTATAAGGAAAAGCTGTTCATCGACGGCAAAAGTCATATTACGCTGCAAGGCGCCAGCGAAAAGGGCGTGATCATCACCTTTGCGCAAGCCCGCGACGCGTGGCGCTGCGACCCCGTAGCCGGCGCCGACGACTGGGGCGTAGGCACGCTGAACATGCGCAACAGCCCCGACATTATGCTGGAAAACCTCACGGTCGTCAACAGCTACGGCTTCGACGCGCCGGGCGATGTAACCATCGACTGCGCCACCGACCCCAGCCACAAGAGAACCATCAGCAAGACGGGCCACCAGATGGCCTTGCGTACCCTACCCGGCACTACCCGCCTGATTGTGCGCCACTGCACGTTTCGGGCCTGGGGGGCGATACCGTCAGCCCCTGGGACGTGGACGCAGGCCTCTATTATTTCAAGGACTGCACCATGGAAGGCGGCGTCGATTTTTACTGCCCGCGCGGGTGGGCTTACGCTGAAAATTGCCGCTTCATTTGCCACAGCAAGGAGGCCGCCATCTGGCACGATGGCTCCAATAACGAAGACTCCAAAACCGTTCTGA